A genomic window from Acidobacteriota bacterium includes:
- a CDS encoding peptidoglycan-binding protein produces the protein MLAQVLLVTPVFANKAKLEKARPQTKTLPKTLAARPAPGRLEAERKTKKGLAAKPEPAPLSKKAGKLGLNAATSKLREQEAKLKPQLRGARAKAETPLLAKAVNKSSGKLATALKPNRLAEQPLTSRLTRATFTPIAPAKLQTETERHGKFGKQVNDPLPATRRRTTRAEETNTATVTPNHRTEKNNLRESEPERPAGRNTEPSETASARRPREANTATDTPAYQIQLPDKIEVVEYGSLSPSVAKLLTLPEARPLTPFGALVSKTNTPPAKRNDLVIPQERVLEIQYELVKRGFYKAEPNGVYDEATILAMWEFQKDYGLPATGYPSAHALKRLGLTSW, from the coding sequence TTGCTCGCACAAGTATTGTTGGTGACGCCGGTATTCGCTAACAAAGCCAAACTTGAGAAGGCGCGTCCGCAAACCAAAACCCTTCCTAAAACGCTGGCTGCCCGCCCCGCCCCTGGCAGGCTCGAAGCCGAGCGTAAAACCAAAAAAGGGTTGGCCGCCAAACCAGAGCCTGCGCCCTTGAGCAAGAAAGCTGGCAAACTTGGGCTGAACGCCGCCACAAGCAAGCTCCGAGAACAAGAAGCCAAGCTCAAACCGCAACTCCGTGGCGCGCGCGCCAAAGCAGAAACGCCCTTACTGGCGAAAGCCGTCAATAAAAGCAGCGGCAAGCTTGCGACTGCGCTGAAACCAAACCGCTTGGCAGAGCAACCGCTGACCTCGCGCCTGACGCGCGCGACATTCACACCAATCGCCCCGGCAAAACTCCAGACGGAAACTGAGCGGCACGGTAAATTCGGCAAGCAAGTCAACGACCCTTTGCCCGCGACGCGTCGCCGCACAACTCGTGCTGAAGAAACCAACACCGCTACCGTAACGCCCAACCACCGAACCGAGAAAAACAACCTGCGCGAGTCTGAGCCGGAACGCCCGGCTGGTCGAAATACCGAGCCCAGTGAAACGGCTTCGGCGCGGCGTCCCAGAGAAGCCAACACTGCGACCGACACGCCTGCCTATCAAATTCAGTTACCGGATAAAATCGAAGTGGTTGAATACGGCTCGTTGTCACCCTCCGTCGCCAAACTGCTAACCTTGCCTGAGGCGCGTCCGCTGACGCCCTTTGGCGCGCTTGTGAGCAAGACGAATACGCCGCCAGCCAAACGCAACGATCTGGTCATTCCGCAGGAGCGCGTCTTGGAAATTCAGTATGAACTGGTTAAGCGCGGGTTTTATAAAGCTGAACCCAATGGCGTCTACGATGAGGCGACGATTCTGGCGATGTGGGAATTTCAAAAGGATTATGGTTTGCCGGCGACGGGGTATCCTTCGGCCCATGCGTTGAAACGCCTGGGGCTGACCAGTTGGTAA
- a CDS encoding carboxypeptidase regulatory-like domain-containing protein: MTRLFTFVGGGRDGEIADVSLTFNGNSVTWGTDGNASRVDIAEVATHEIGHSFGLDHSPVGASTMFPRTGNGSLRNRSLSPDDQLAAATLYPSSAFASQTGILRGSVRDSAGGALFGAIVAVNDANGNVIASALSQRDGTYRIQGLPPGEYSACVQPLNPPGGLFFSRDDLNAFYSQSNTDFLTSNDSAVSIRAGSETAQNFSVTRGTPAMQTYLIHNPATHSFSNIAVAVERGQTVTIGVGGPGLPASGTPLSVSGTGVSLSNFRFGTFSGGSGTAVLADAVISSTAAPGARNLIVTANGQRTIALGAFEITGSAQPPPAPVSVVSAANFSAKVAAESIVSAFGTVLATSRVTATSAPLPTSLGGTTVRLRDNTGVMRDAPLFFVSPTQLNFQMPPGLQYGNVTITITNGSGQTSAGSLVLERIAPGLFTANGNGAGPGAAAVLRVKANGAQSYEPVVRFDAASSKLVTVPIDMSNPGDQVFLLLFGTGIRFRTALNAVSVTVGGAPQQVSFADKQGGQVGLDQINVRLSGLTQHGEVDVVAIVEGQRSNVVRVNVK; the protein is encoded by the coding sequence GTGACGCGGCTTTTCACCTTTGTCGGCGGCGGGCGCGATGGTGAGATTGCCGACGTGAGTCTGACGTTTAATGGCAATTCCGTTACCTGGGGAACGGACGGCAATGCCAGTCGCGTGGATATTGCGGAAGTCGCCACCCATGAAATCGGACATTCTTTTGGATTGGATCATTCGCCGGTGGGCGCTTCCACGATGTTTCCACGCACCGGCAATGGCTCACTGCGGAATCGCTCGCTCTCTCCCGATGATCAGCTTGCCGCTGCCACTTTGTATCCCAGCAGCGCGTTTGCCAGCCAAACGGGAATCTTACGTGGCAGTGTGCGCGACAGCGCGGGCGGGGCGCTGTTCGGGGCCATCGTGGCGGTGAACGATGCCAACGGCAATGTGATCGCCTCGGCGCTTTCGCAACGCGACGGAACCTATCGTATTCAAGGCTTGCCCCCTGGCGAATATAGCGCCTGCGTTCAACCCCTCAATCCACCAGGCGGTTTGTTTTTTAGCCGGGATGATCTGAACGCTTTTTACAGCCAAAGCAATACCGATTTTCTGACCTCCAATGACAGTGCGGTTTCGATTCGTGCGGGGAGTGAAACCGCACAGAATTTTTCGGTCACACGTGGCACGCCCGCAATGCAAACTTACTTGATTCACAATCCAGCGACGCACAGTTTCTCGAATATCGCCGTGGCCGTTGAACGCGGCCAAACCGTCACCATCGGAGTTGGCGGGCCTGGACTGCCTGCGAGCGGTACCCCGCTGAGTGTGAGCGGCACGGGTGTCAGTCTGTCCAATTTTCGCTTTGGGACGTTCAGCGGTGGTTCGGGGACAGCGGTGCTGGCGGATGCCGTCATTAGCTCTACGGCAGCGCCTGGTGCGCGCAATCTGATCGTTACAGCCAACGGGCAGCGCACTATTGCCCTGGGCGCATTTGAGATAACCGGGTCAGCCCAGCCGCCGCCTGCGCCCGTGAGCGTTGTTTCAGCCGCCAATTTCTCCGCTAAAGTTGCGGCGGAATCTATCGTCTCTGCGTTCGGAACCGTGCTGGCGACGAGTCGTGTGACGGCTACGTCAGCGCCCTTGCCGACCTCGCTCGGCGGCACAACGGTGCGCTTGCGGGATAACACAGGCGTGATGCGTGATGCGCCGCTCTTTTTCGTATCGCCGACGCAGCTCAACTTTCAAATGCCGCCCGGGTTGCAATACGGAAATGTGACGATCACGATTACGAACGGTTCCGGTCAAACTTCCGCTGGCAGCCTTGTCCTGGAGCGGATTGCGCCCGGCTTGTTCACGGCGAATGGCAACGGCGCTGGGCCTGGCGCGGCGGCGGTGTTGCGGGTCAAAGCGAATGGCGCACAAAGTTATGAACCCGTCGTGCGCTTTGACGCGGCTTCAAGCAAATTGGTCACCGTGCCCATTGATATGAGTAACCCAGGCGATCAGGTCTTCTTGCTGCTGTTCGGCACAGGCATCCGCTTTCGCACGGCGCTCAACGCAGTATCGGTCACGGTCGGCGGGGCACCGCAACAGGTTTCTTTTGCGGATAAACAAGGCGGCCAGGTTGGCCTTGATCAAATTAACGTGCGCCTGAGCGGACTGACACAACATGGCGAAGTGGATGTCGTCGCCATCGTTGAAGGACAAAGGTCGAATGTCGTGCGCGTCAACGTTAAGTAA
- a CDS encoding lasso peptide biosynthesis B2 protein, which translates to MQKRIRQVFEYGAAGQNYLLLARTLHTAWLVRRQLAARQSSPQLATTIAAVEKLYLPPQPGWTGIPAETILRFAGFIVGVPLTWGRCVQKSLIAYRLLNGYGIPARFCCGVNRQQQTLDGHAWVEKLSEPGCALSESRDPYRFYLPVYTSPMPAAVEDRL; encoded by the coding sequence GTGCAAAAACGAATACGACAGGTTTTTGAGTATGGCGCAGCCGGGCAAAACTATTTGTTGCTGGCGCGCACGCTGCATACTGCCTGGCTGGTGCGGCGGCAGTTGGCGGCGCGCCAATCCTCACCGCAACTCGCGACAACGATTGCTGCTGTTGAAAAGCTATACCTGCCGCCCCAACCCGGCTGGACGGGAATACCTGCGGAAACAATTCTGCGCTTTGCCGGGTTTATCGTCGGTGTGCCCTTAACCTGGGGACGTTGTGTGCAGAAGTCTCTGATTGCATATCGCCTGCTCAATGGCTACGGGATTCCGGCGCGCTTTTGTTGCGGCGTCAACCGGCAGCAACAAACTCTGGATGGGCACGCTTGGGTAGAGAAATTGAGCGAGCCTGGATGTGCTTTAAGCGAAAGCCGCGATCCTTATCGGTTTTATTTGCCGGTTTATACCTCACCAATGCCGGCAGCAGTTGAAGATAGGCTTTGA